The nucleotide window GTCGTGCTGGTGCGCATGCGCGCGGCGATGAATTCCTCGAGCTCGCGCCGCGAGTATCGCACGGCCCGCCCGATTTTCGCGAAGCGCGGGGCGCGGCCTTCCGTCCGCCAGCGCGCGAGCGTCTGCACGGCAACGCCGAGCATTCGCGAGGCCGTCTCGGCATCGACGAGGAGCGCGCCTTCGAGCTCGCGCGCGGTGTGCGGTGAGGTCGTCGTTGCGATCA belongs to Gemmatimonadota bacterium and includes:
- a CDS encoding helix-turn-helix domain-containing protein; this translates as MLGVAVQTLARWRTEGRAPRFAKIGRAVRYSRRELEEFIAARMRTSTTAPVPSEGP